One Huiozyma naganishii CBS 8797 chromosome 4, complete genome genomic region harbors:
- the PIB2 gene encoding Pib2p (similar to Saccharomyces cerevisiae PIB2 (YGL023C); ancestral locus Anc_4.97), whose translation MYTMLRTEGCPIPRSKQSVDLATGTLARAFYVVGMVTNTTHSCHAPPPPLRLRVRGCFDNNYLLLSNTEKKNETHKGRKSRLCVCVCTQSIMIETETPGITFEKVKVIPSRRQSEQSVLSSLSLKSLGATTTSLNAANRRDRLCRPREDSVNSNIGLKQPFTDDRRLDLGSAGTPVSRTGGSSEGQQQQQQQPVSQPPKPTATQVSTSPQDLTTQALRKLSFLRIGQDTAPAGEESPDVSRNGSQAGESKHTVSRGTSHSALSSKSATSSPDHPRGNASKQSSIKQVSSFLNPEGSFNQPPSPTTTPQPQPQPQPQPQVQVQAQAQPPRPAMASPTRPLPSQPGALPKRVLNAHAKQISTPKKPLYVPAVLRNVSETNIRPEDMATGASAVASQDVDAILAQHRAKLRDSNGQSSIHSGVSSLMDSYRTRLRESIRRAHAKRPLGTRQRKGQLLSVPWGLLRLGAETPLQTLWRGVLREGPRHTLYLDAQAQFCVDPRRQGVEGHLVRVCDGCVMQYEDLLKSLQRTQQTQQVKDKGTQKAVPSRQPPTTNNGRKDSIVGSVPSIGTGPVSNILEMMVCVCLMWEVMYVSYKGEGGGGKVLKRTSICYHMPRTYRKWSAVHLRTSSAVGSKRLSFLYTSHTGIYPSRTFRLWRPVR comes from the coding sequence ATGTATACGATGCTACGTACAGAGGGATGCCCTATTCCTCGCTCTAAGCAGTCTGTGGACCTCGCAACAGGGACACTTGCACGCGCGTTCTATGTAGTGGGCATGGTGACGAACACAACACACTCTTGTCacgcccccccccctcctcTGCGTCTTAGAGTTCGAGGATGTTTTGATAATAATTACCTCCTCTTATCAAACAccgagaagaagaatgagaCTCACAAGGGTAGGAAAAGTCGCctctgtgtgtgtgtgtgcaCGCAAAGTATTATGATAGAGACAGAGACACCGGGGATAACCTTCGAGAAGGTGAAAGTGATTCCGTCGAGGCGGCAGAGTGAACAGTCAGTGCTCAGCTCGCTCAGTTTGAAGTCTCTCGGGGCCACGACCACCAGTTTGAACGCAGCAAATAGGAGGGACAGGCTGTGTAGGCCCAGAGAGGACTCCGTGAACTCGAATATTGGTCTCAAACAACCGTTCACTGACGATAGAAGGCTCGATTTGGGGTCTGCGGGGACTCCGGTATCGAGGACCGGTGGGAGTTCAGAAgggcaacaacaacaacaacagcagccaGTGTCCCAACCTCCAAAACCGACGGCGACACAGGTGAGTACATCGCCACAGGATTTGACGACACAGGCGTTGAGAAAGCTGTCGTTTTTGAGGATTGGACAGGACACTGCCCCAGCTGGGGAGGAGTCGCCCGATGTCTCCCGTAACGGATCGCAGGCTGGGGAATCCAAACATACTGTATCTAGGGGCACATCCCATAGCGCACTCAGCTCAAAAAGTGCCACGTCTTCACCGGACCATCCACGCGGGAACGCCTCCAAACAGTCTTCCATCAAACAGGTCTCGTCGTTCTTGAATCCGGAAGGGAGCTTCAACCAaccaccatcaccaacaacaactccACAGCCACAgccacaaccacaaccacagCCACAAGTACAAGTACAAGCACAAGCACAACCGCCGCGGCCCGCGATGGCGAGTCCCACGCGGCCTCTTCCCTCGCAACCGGGCGCACTGCCCAAGAGGGTTCTCAACGCACACGCGAAGCAGATCAGCACACCGAAGAAGCCCCTGTACGTGCCCGCTGTGCTGCGCAATGTGTCCGAGACGAACATCCGCCCTGAGGACATGGCTACTGGTGCATCCGCCGTCGCGTCACAGGACGTCGACGCGATCCTCGCACAACACCGTGCAAAGCTGAGGGACTCGAATGGCCAGTCGAGCATCCATTCGGGAGTGAGCAGTCTCATGGACAGCTACCGCACGCGGCTGCGAGAAAGTATACGGCGTGCCCATGCGAAGAGACCACTGGGTACCCGACAGCGCAAGGGACAGTTGCTCTCGGTGCCATGGGGTCTTCTCCGTCTTGGAGCGGAGACACCACTGCAGACACTGTGGAGAGGTGTTCTGCGCGAGGGACCCCGCCACACACTGTACTTGGACGCACAGGCTCAATTCTGCGTAGATCCCAGAAGACAGGGAGTCGAGGGACACTTGGTCCGCGTCTGCGACGGGTGCGTGATGCAGTACGAAGATCTGCTCAAGTCTCTGCAGCGAACGCAACAGACACAACAAGTCAAGGATAAGGGCACACAGAAGGCTGTCCCATCCAGACAACCACCAACTACAAACAACGGGAGAAAGGACAGTATCGTTGGGTCCGTCCCGTCGATTGGAACTGGTCCAGTTTCTAACATCCTGGAGATGATGGTATGTGTATGTTTAATGTGGGAAGTTATGTATGTATCATATAAAGGCgaggggggaggggggAAGGTGCTCAAGAGAACTTCCATCTGTTACCACATGCCTCGCACGTACAGAAAGTGGTCAGCGGTTCATCTGCGGACCTCGTCTGCAGTTGGTAGTAAGAgactttcttttctttacaCTTCCCACACTGGAATCTATCCGTCACGGACCTTTCGATTGTGGCGCCCTGTGCGTTG